The Miscanthus floridulus cultivar M001 chromosome 7, ASM1932011v1, whole genome shotgun sequence genome includes a region encoding these proteins:
- the LOC136465139 gene encoding uncharacterized protein — protein sequence MRPPGAAARSSTGGCHSGAAGARRRAIAAWRGFLGTRRWAKTPAVGARKPRSGPRLPSAEYAGSCAEACGWEAHDDHADMFADDVVGCGDIGARRWVPPHEVLQGREHVAASFSVCEGVNCTLKGHDLRRVRNTIWEKIGFQD from the coding sequence ATGCGGCCGCCCGGCGCTGCGGCGCGGTCGAGCACTGGGGGCTGCCATAGCGGCGCCGCAGGCGCCCGACGCCGGGCCATAGCCGCCTGGCGGGGCTTCTTGGGCACCCGACGCTGGGCCAAAACGCCTGCCGTGGGGGCTCGGAAACCCAGGTCGGGGCCACGGCTTCCCAGTGCGGAGTACGCTGGGAGCTGCGCCGAGGCGTGCGGGTGGGAGGCGCACGATGACCATGCGGACATGTTCGCCGATGACGTGGTGGGCTGCGGCGATATCGGGGCCAGGCGCTGGGTGCCGCCTCACGAGGTGCTGCAAGGCCGAGAGCACGTGGCAGCGTCCTTCTCCGTGTGCGAGGGTGTGAATTGTACACTCAAGGGCCATGACCTCCGCCGCGTCCGCAACACCATCTGGGAGAAGATCGGCTTCCAAGACTAA